AAACGAGTCGAAAATTTTCTAAATCATCTCGACTGCTTAATATTTTTAACAAATCGATATTTTTATGTCCCTCTTCTCCCTCAAATGGAGCAAATTTATTTAATGCTTTACTGATGAGGTCAGGAGTAACAGGAAATAGAGACTCGCTTTGCGAATAATCAATCTCTTTTCCAATCTCTTCTACCGCTGAAAGTAAAACAGTCGCAGAACCAAAATTCTCATTCCAATTCGGTAGCGGATAAGTCGCTTGTAAAACTTTTGTTGAATCTTTTTGACCTAAATCAACTCGACAAATTCCAAAACCGATCGGATTTTTGTATCCATTTTGCTTTTGGAAATAGCTTATAAAATCTTTAAATTGCTCTTTTGTCTCAATCATTTATATTCCAATTTTTTGAGATTCTAACAAGAATCATTCTTTAATGTCCGCTTGGTCCATTATGACAATCATAACAACCAATTTTATCGCCTTTTTGGAAAGTTTTTCCATCTAAAGTTCTCGTTTCAAACATTTCAGAAAGTCCAGAACCACGATAATCTGAACCATGACATGCTGTACAACTGCTTGTTCCACTTCTTTCTGCCACATCTTCATGATTTCTAACCCAACTACTACCAATTTGGTGTATTCTATGAGGACCACCATTTGCTGTGTAAATATTCTCTTCATGGCAACTAGCACAGTTTGAAAGAGTTCCGCTGTAACCTTGAATTCTCTCATTTTGTAAATTATCTTCCGCTTTAGTTGAAGGATAAATTGCATGAGTTGAACCATGACAAGCTGAACAACTTAAATCTCCGTGTCCAACACTCTCTTTAAAAGTTTTTCCACTATTTGTCGCAAAACGAGTATCCGAAATTAGAGTTGAACGAAGTGTCCCTGTTCCATAATCTGTAACGGCAGTTGTTTCCCGTTCTCCATCGTGGTGGCAAGATTGACAATCAGGAACATCATTCCATGGGCTTCGACTACTTGATGAAACGGCGGACATAGTTCCATGGCAACTTTGACACTCAATTTCTCCACCGCTCATAGCTCCACGAAAACAATTTGTCTCTTCACCAGGGTGGCATTTGTAACAAGTCTCTTTAGTATTTACAGTTTCAATTTTTGCATGTTCAGAGTGAATGGCTCGAGAAAGTGAGGGGATTCCAGAAAAACCATCTTTTCCAAGTGCATTACTACTATGACAAGCAGAACACAAAATAGGAGTTCCATTTTTCACAGTTTGATAAAGTGATGTTTCATAGCTATATCCATTTTCCGCTAACTTTTCTAAATATGGAGAAATGTCATGTTTGTCATCGTGTAATTTCAAAATATTTAGTTTGTAATCAGCTTCTAAATCTGAACTATTTTCCCAACCTGCAGATGGTTTGACCTCATCGCTACCACCAGAAGCATGACAACTTTTACAATTCATTTCGTCACTAACTGGTAGAACTGTTGTTGTTTCTGAAAGTGTTTCTCCAGTTGCAGAATCTTTTGCAACAACTCGAACCATCGGATAGTAATTTTTTGTGCCGTCATCATTTTCTGGAACAGTCGGAATTCCGTGAGCTTCCCAAAACCCAGAATCAACATTGAGACTCATATTTTCAGGAGTATCACTTTGGACTCGATTTCCTGTCAAACCTGTATCAGATTCTGCAGAAACTCCAAAGAGAGCAGAAAGATAATCCCAAAAATTTGTTTTTGAAGAACTATTTGAATTCACTTTTTCTTCAAGCGAATAAAAAGATTCGTATGTGAGTGAAATTCCGCTTTTGATTTTTTCAGGCTCATCACCCTTTTTTATCACCTGTGCTACTAAATTACTGTATGGCGGAAGAATTGAAAAAACTGAAAAATCACTCCCGTCCGTACAATGCATTCCCAAATCACTCCATGCAATAACTTGATAATCTGAACCACTTGAGATTTCCCGCGAAATATCAACACTCTCTTTTTCTGTTTGAGTGTTTTCTTCTATATTTTCAGAAAGATTCGTCTCTTCTGTTTCAGAATTATATAGTAGATTTTGATTTGTATTTTCCTCTGAATTGCTGGAATCACAACCAGTCTGAAAGAGTAGAAATGCCGTAAAAAATAAGATTTTGTATTTCACAAAAAATCCTTAAACTATTATAATTTATAAAGATTTTAGCAGAAAAAATTAAATTTGTTCCGTGTGTTATAATTCAAATTAAAAAGTAGGGAAAAATTCATATGAACGAACTCTTTACATTCTTTGGTGTAGTTTCTCACAATCACTATTGGATTTACTTAACTCACATGCTTTTTGCAACTGCGATTGTTATGTTCCTTGCAAAAAAAGCTATTAATTCTATGAGACTTGTTCCAGTAGGTTTTCAAAATGTGATGGAAGCTTACCTCGGTGGTGTTCTTGCAATGGGTCGAGACACAATTGGAAAAGATGAAGCTCGACGATATTTACCACTTGTTGCAACTCTTGGTCTTTTTGTTGTTGTTTCAAACTTTATCGGTATTGTCCCAGGATTTGAGTCTCCGTCAAGTTTCTTAGATTTTACACTTGCATTGGCAATTTCTATTTTTGTATATTACAACTATGAGGGAATTCGACGAAACGGTGTTGCAAAATATTTTGGACACTTCTCTGGTCCAGTTTGGTGGTTAGCTTGGTTAATGTTCCCAATCGAAATCATTTCTCACATCAGCCGAATTATTTCACTCTCTTTCCGACTTTTTGGAAATATTAAAGGTGATGATCTTTTCTTAGCTGTTGTACTTATGTTAGCTCCGTGGTTTGCACCGTTACCAGCTTTTGCACTTCTTACATTTTCTGGTGTTCTTCAAGCTTTCATTATCATGATTCTAACTTATGTTTATTTAGCGGGTGCTGTTCATATCAGCGAGGATCACTAAAAATATATGGAATTTGTAAGCAGAGGAAAACTTGAGTCCTTGCTCAACACTCTTCTAGGTATCTCTTGGTCTCTTGCGACTTTTGGAACAATTTTTGTTGCAATTGTCACTCTCAAGAGTGCCTCAATTTTTATGGCAATAATCATAACTTTTCTATTCTTTTTCATTATTTCTATCGTGGTTCTATTTTTAGAAAATCTCAAACTAAATTTAGAACAAGATCGAAAAATAGATTTTCTACTCAAAGAATTAAAACAAAAAAACAAAACTTCTGAATCTGTTAAAATCTGAAAAAGCAAAAGGAGAAAATATGAAAAAAATCTTTTCTATTTTCCTATTTTTCGGAACTTCTTCACTTTTTAGTGAAATAACTCAAATGCACGGAAATTTATGGTTTGAACCAACTTCTGGTGCAATTGACGGTAGCACAATTGAGATCACTTACGATGAGGTCGGATTTTACAATACAACAGAAATGTATGATGATGGTTTCCGAACAGCGGAGGGAGAATTTGCAATCAAAATGTTTCACTACGGTTCAGGTTGGGGAATTTTTGATGTAACACCTCGACCAGACAGTTACGAAATTCTTGAAAACAATGGTTCGGTTATTGGAGGTGAGTCAAATCTTATCTATTCACAAGACGGCAAATTTTCAACAATAATTGCAAAATGGGATGAAATTCCTGAAACTTTAAATTATGAATGCGACGATTATTGTCTTGCATCAAAATTAGAGAGCGAAGTTGGAATTTGTGAAAAATCATTGACCTATGCGAAATCTCCAAAAACAGGAACTTGGTTTCCATTTCCGACTCTTTGTGATGTGCCAGAAAATTGGGAAACCTCATCGGAAAAACCAACTGATTTTAATTTAGATGATATGGGAATCCCTGAAGAAATTGAAATAACTCTTGAGAACAGTGAAGTTTTTTCTGCGGGATTTAAAGCGGGTGTTGAAAGTTCAAATTGGACAGAAAATGATATTTTAGAAATTGGAACAGGCTGGACTCTCCATGGAACAACAAATAAAATTACAAATTTAAATATTTTTGACTCGACTGATATTGTTTGGATTTTTGCCGATGGAAATTGGAAAGGTTGGAGTAGCGATGATGTTAAACAAACTATTTTAAAAAATAATTATAATCTTCTTGAATCAATTCCAAAAAATAGTGGTTTTTGGATTTACAAACCTGAAATTATGATTCCAATAACAAAATAGTTTTAATTTCCTCTAATATTTTTCATTAAATACCGCGATTAAGGTTTATTTTTAAAAAAAGAGACTATAATTTACCTAATAAATTTTATTAGGAATCTACTATGAAATTAGGAATTGCATTAGCATCTCTTTCACTTGTAGCTGTTTCTTTCACTGCTTGTGGTGGTGAAGATAAACCAGCTGAAAAAGCTCCAGCTCCTGCTGTTGAAACAAAAGCTGAAACTCCAGCTCCTGCTGTTGAATCAAAAGCTGAAACTCCTGCACCAGTTACTGCTCCTGCTGCTGAAGAAACTGCATCTGCTGCTCCAGATGGAAAAGCTCTTTTTGCAAAATGTGCTGCTTGTCATGGACAAAATGCTGAAAAATCAGCTCTTGGAAAATCTCAAGTTATCGCTGGTTGGGATGCTGCTAAAATTGAAACAGCTCTTAACGGATACAAAGATGGTTCTTACGGTGGTGCAATGAAAGGTCTTATGAAAGGTCAAGTTGCAACTCTTTCTGATGCTGATACAAAAGCTCTAGCTGAATACGTTTCAGGTCTATAATTTTTTGGAGGCATTTGCCTCCAGCCTCTTCTAATAACTAAGAGTTTTCCAAGAGAATTTGTTTCTCAATAAAATATATTTTTCTTATATAAATAATTTGTCAAATTATATTCAAGCAATTCAAAACTTTTTGAAAGTTTTTCAATCAAATCAAGAGTTTTTAAGCTCAAGTTTGTGATTTTTTTGAGAAGAGAGAGAACCTCTTTTTTGTAGTCATCAATTTTTAGGCAATTGTCGGGTCTTAAATATTTATCATAGAATTGTGGAAATTTTCCACTTTAGTTGGTTGAATTTATTTCCAATTTCTAAGCAGAATTCTTTTCCGTTTTCAGTTGGTTGCCAAACATCATTTTCATCTCGAAATTGAAAGCCTTTTTTCTCTAAAATCAAATTCACTTCTGCTCCAGACATTCCCAAAAATTTTCCGAGTTCTGTCGGCAAAAAATATGAGTTTTTGAAACTTTTTCCAAATTGTTCTAAAAGAGATTCACCATTTTTGTTTTTGTGAAAAGTATCAAGTTCGATCTGTTCGACTGGATTCAAATCACGGAATTTTGTCAAAATTTGGATTCCATTTTCAACAATTTCTAGGCTTGTTTGTGGAACATGTTTTTCAGTTTCGGCTTTTTTCTTAATTGAGTAAGAACCAGTTTTACGGATTTGTGGAAGAACTTCTTCAAAAATCCATTTTTCAATTTTTTCAGCTTCAGGCATTTCAGACTTGATTATAAGTCTCCAAACATCTGGTTCTTGAATCAATTTAACTTTTTTGTAATTGTTTCCAAAAACATCTGATAAATTCAACTGTCGCAGATCGCTACCTTTAAAGTTTTCAACCGTCGTGCTATTTTTACAGTGCTTTGAAACGGCATCTCTGGTGTTTTTGTATTGCAAAATTTCTGCTATATCTTTTGCAATAAAATACTCTTTTCCATTAATTAACAAAATTCTTACTTGAAAATCGTTAAAATCCTGAGTTATTAGGTGCATAAAATTACCTTTTAAAAATATGTCTTTGGTATTTTATGCTTTTAATTATTAATTTTAACTTAAATAAGCTTATAATAATGTTTTTATAGCTATAAAAAAGAGGTAAAGAACCATTGAAAGAGCAAGAAAAATATGCAACAACTTTCTACACAACAAAAGATGTAAAGACAGAAGCTTTAAAAATTGCTAAGAAAAAAGGAATTCATACTTTAAATGGATTATTAAATATTTTAATTGCAGATTTTGTTGAAAAAAATAGAGAAATTTTAGAGAGAAAATGAAATTTAAAGTTTTTCAATCGGAGTCAGGACTTTAGTCCTGCATTTTTGAGACGAGACTAAAGTCTCGATTTCGTGAATTTTTTATACTGAATCTTGTCCCGAATTCATTTCGGGATTATTTCAGTTTTTCAATCAAATCGAGAGTTTTTAAGCTCAAGTTTGTGATTTTTTTGAGAAGAGAAAGAACCTCATCGCGATAGTCGTCAAATTTGTAGTTATCAAACATTTGTGCAATTGTCGGGTCTTTGACTTTTTTCTCTTTGTAGCCGTCAATCACCCACTCAATTGCTGAACGATTTCCAAGTTTGTATTGGAAAGCTCGTTCGGGGAAAAAATCCAAAAACTTCTTACTTTTAGATTGTGTTTGAGAAATTTCACCAAAATCGATTTGGAATTCGGAAACATTTTCAAAATTGATATGCAAATCCAAAAGTTCTTGACCAATTTCAGCAAATTTCCAAAAATCTTCGTAAAATGGAATTCGTGGCAAATCCTGTTTCAAATTGATTTCATACTTTTTTCGATATTCGGGAAAATGCAAAACGGCATAAACATAGTGAAAAATATCAATTCGTTCAATAATGTCATTATCGGGCTTGACCATTTTGTCATCATCGGGCTTGACCCGTTGATCTTGCTTGACACGGACATCTTCACCATTTTGAGTAGATTGTCGGATCGAGTCCGACAATGACAAACTGGAGTATTTTTTACGGAATTTTTGCAAACCAAAATCTGTGATATTTTCAATTCTCTTTCCGTCAGAAAAAGTGTGAAGTGGGAAAGTTTGAGTTTTTTCAAGTGAATCTAAATTTGGAACATTTCCAAAAGCTAAAGCCTGAAAAGGTTTTGAATGCGAACTTCCAGAAACTCCGATAACTAAATTTTCACTTTTTGAAGTTGGAAAAAATTGTGGTTGCTGTCCTCTGACATCATTTAGCATTGAGTCAAAATAT
This genomic stretch from Thiovulum sp. ES harbors:
- a CDS encoding F0F1-type ATP synthase, alpha subunit (PFAM: ATP synthase A chain~TIGRFAM: ATP synthase subunit 6 (eukaryotes),also subunit A (prokaryotes)); translation: MNELFTFFGVVSHNHYWIYLTHMLFATAIVMFLAKKAINSMRLVPVGFQNVMEAYLGGVLAMGRDTIGKDEARRYLPLVATLGLFVVVSNFIGIVPGFESPSSFLDFTLALAISIFVYYNYEGIRRNGVAKYFGHFSGPVWWLAWLMFPIEIISHISRIISLSFRLFGNIKGDDLFLAVVLMLAPWFAPLPAFALLTFSGVLQAFIIMILTYVYLAGAVHISEDH
- a CDS encoding Cytochrome c553 (PFAM: Cytochrome c), whose translation is MKLGIALASLSLVAVSFTACGGEDKPAEKAPAPAVETKAETPAPAVESKAETPAPVTAPAAEETASAAPDGKALFAKCAACHGQNAEKSALGKSQVIAGWDAAKIETALNGYKDGSYGGAMKGLMKGQVATLSDADTKALAEYVSGL
- a CDS encoding prophage antirepressor (PFAM: BRO family, N-terminal domain) yields the protein MHLITQDFNDFQVRILLINGKEYFIAKDIAEILQYKNTRDAVSKHCKNSTTVENFKGSDLRQLNLSDVFGNNYKKVKLIQEPDVWRLIIKSEMPEAEKIEKWIFEEVLPQIRKTGSYSIKKKAETEKHVPQTSLEIVENGIQILTKFRDLNPVEQIELDTFHKNKNGESLLEQFGKSFKNSYFLPTELGKFLGMSGAEVNLILEKKGFQFRDENDVWQPTENGKEFCLEIGNKFNQLKWKISTIL